Proteins from a genomic interval of Rhodothermus marinus:
- the cas1b gene encoding type I-B CRISPR-associated endonuclease Cas1b — protein sequence MRKRLYVVSSGRLRRRQNTLVLVGEQGNRYFPIEQIEEIHVFGEVDLNKRLLEFLTRQHILLHFYNYRGYYVGTYYPREHYNSGYMILRQAEHYMDEAKRLDLARRFVKGALFNLYKVVRYYRNRGKPLEDIELSLVQHRSRLDDIRDIAALMQAEGQARNAYYAAFDKILEKPDFAFEQRSRRPPRNRINALISFGNSLLYTAVLSEIYRTHLDPRIGFLHATNFRRFTLNLDVAEVFKPALVDRVIFTLVSKDQIKASDFNEELNGLYLNDRGRRVFLEAWEKRLKSTFYHRGLKRNITYRRAIRLELYKLEKHFMDEKAYIPFRLRW from the coding sequence ATGAGAAAGCGATTGTATGTGGTTTCCAGCGGGCGTCTTCGGCGGCGCCAGAATACACTGGTCCTGGTGGGTGAGCAGGGGAATCGATATTTTCCAATTGAGCAGATTGAGGAAATTCATGTTTTTGGTGAAGTAGACTTGAACAAGCGTCTACTTGAATTTCTTACCAGACAGCATATTCTTCTGCATTTCTACAACTACAGAGGCTATTATGTAGGCACGTATTACCCACGGGAGCATTACAACTCCGGATATATGATTCTTCGTCAGGCGGAGCACTATATGGATGAAGCTAAGCGGTTGGATTTGGCTCGACGTTTTGTAAAAGGGGCTCTGTTTAATTTGTACAAGGTGGTACGCTATTATCGTAATCGAGGTAAACCTCTTGAAGACATAGAGTTGTCGCTCGTCCAGCATCGCTCTCGTCTTGATGATATTCGAGATATCGCCGCTTTGATGCAGGCGGAAGGGCAAGCACGCAATGCCTATTATGCGGCATTTGACAAAATTCTGGAGAAACCGGATTTTGCCTTTGAACAGCGTTCACGTCGCCCTCCACGCAATCGAATTAACGCCCTTATCTCTTTTGGAAATTCTCTTCTTTATACAGCTGTCCTATCGGAAATTTATCGCACTCATTTGGATCCACGTATTGGTTTCTTACATGCTACAAATTTTCGTCGTTTTACCTTGAATCTTGACGTTGCTGAAGTTTTCAAGCCAGCTCTTGTTGATCGCGTCATCTTTACCCTTGTATCGAAAGATCAAATTAAGGCAAGCGATTTTAATGAAGAATTAAATGGTCTTTATCTCAATGATAGAGGGAGACGCGTGTTTTTGGAAGCATGGGAAAAGCGTCTGAAGAGCACGTTTTATCATCGAGGTTTGAAAAGAAACATTACATACCGTCGGGCTATTCGACTGGAATTATATAAACTGGAAAAACATTTTATGGATGAAAAAGCCTACATTCCTTTTCGTTTACGATGGTGA
- the cas2 gene encoding CRISPR-associated endonuclease Cas2, translated as MYVIMVYDVSVKRVARVLQIGRKYLTWVQNSVMEGALTQTQYQRLKQEVLKVIDKNEDSVLFYTLRSEHDLRKEILGIIKGAPSDIV; from the coding sequence ATGTACGTAATTATGGTATATGACGTTAGCGTTAAGCGTGTAGCCAGAGTGCTCCAGATTGGCCGAAAATATCTCACCTGGGTTCAAAATTCTGTAATGGAAGGCGCACTAACCCAAACGCAGTATCAGCGCCTTAAGCAAGAAGTTCTCAAAGTAATTGACAAAAATGAAGATAGTGTGTTATTCTACACCTTAAGATCCGAACATGATTTGCGCAAAGAAATACTGGGAATCATCAAGGGCGCCCCATCGGACATTGTTTAA